The following proteins are co-located in the uncultured Draconibacterium sp. genome:
- the aqpZ gene encoding aquaporin Z produces MKKLIAEFFGTMWLVLGGCGSAVLAAGYPELGIGFVGVSLAFGLTVLTMVYAIGHISGCHLNPAVSVGLWIGGRFDSKELIPYIISQLLGAIAGAGILFVIVAGKPGAEIGTFASNGYGAYSPDGYGMLSALVIEVVLTFFFLIVILGATHSKAPKYLAGVAIGLSLTLIHLISIPVTNTSVNPARSTSQAIFTGNPELMGQLWLFWLAPIVGAILAGIVYKYLSPEEE; encoded by the coding sequence ATGAAAAAACTAATTGCTGAATTTTTCGGAACCATGTGGTTGGTTCTAGGAGGTTGTGGTAGTGCTGTGCTTGCAGCAGGTTACCCTGAGTTGGGAATCGGTTTTGTCGGCGTTTCGCTGGCTTTTGGTTTAACGGTACTTACTATGGTTTATGCCATCGGGCATATTTCCGGGTGTCACTTAAATCCCGCAGTTTCGGTGGGCTTGTGGATCGGTGGCCGATTTGATAGTAAAGAACTGATTCCGTATATTATTTCACAGTTACTGGGTGCGATAGCCGGCGCCGGAATTCTGTTTGTTATAGTTGCCGGAAAGCCTGGTGCCGAAATTGGAACGTTTGCTTCAAACGGATACGGTGCTTATTCGCCCGATGGTTACGGAATGCTTTCTGCCCTTGTGATAGAAGTGGTTTTAACCTTTTTCTTTTTGATTGTTATTTTGGGAGCAACACATTCAAAAGCTCCAAAATATTTGGCTGGTGTGGCCATCGGACTTTCGTTAACTCTTATTCATCTGATTAGTATTCCGGTTACAAATACTTCGGTTAATCCGGCACGTAGTACGAGCCAGGCCATTTTTACGGGTAATCCCGAATTGATGGGGCAATTGTGGCTGTTTTGGCTGGCTCCGATTGTGGGTGCAATTTTAGCCGGAATTGTATATAAATATTTATCTCCGGAAGAGGAATAA
- a CDS encoding dicarboxylate/amino acid:cation symporter translates to MKILKLKLHWQILIALILAIAFGYFVPNGVVYVEWMGDIFLRALKMVIIPLILSSIISGVTSMGEGSNLGRLSLKTLLYYLSTSTIAILIGLTVVNIVKPGVGIELGFTQSVEGLAEKAGSVKDILYRLVPDNIVDAMAQGTILSVIFFAIVFGYFITQVESKYKKSLTTFFDAIFAVMMKVTLFIIKFTPLGIFGIVAKEVARNADQLAGIAGSLAIYSLCVVGGLLIHAFIFLPLIVRFVGKAKAWKHFKNMATPLLTAFSTSSSSATLPLTMEALESKSGVSNKITSFTLPLGATINMDGTALYECVAAMFIAQAYGVELSFAQQALVVVTALLASIGAAGIPMAGLVMITVVLTAVGLPLEGIGLILAVDRILDMLRTAVNVWSDSCGAVTVARSEGEETLVGI, encoded by the coding sequence ATGAAAATTCTAAAGTTGAAACTTCACTGGCAAATCTTAATCGCACTTATTTTAGCAATCGCTTTTGGTTATTTTGTACCCAACGGAGTAGTATACGTAGAGTGGATGGGAGACATTTTTTTACGTGCGCTTAAAATGGTAATTATCCCTTTAATTTTAAGTTCGATTATTAGTGGAGTTACCAGCATGGGCGAAGGAAGTAACCTGGGCAGACTAAGTTTAAAAACGCTACTGTATTATCTGAGCACCAGCACCATAGCCATATTAATAGGATTGACAGTTGTAAATATTGTAAAACCCGGTGTGGGAATTGAGCTTGGTTTTACCCAATCGGTTGAAGGACTTGCCGAAAAAGCAGGTTCGGTTAAAGATATTTTATACCGCCTCGTGCCCGATAACATTGTTGATGCCATGGCACAGGGAACCATTTTATCGGTAATCTTTTTTGCCATTGTTTTTGGTTATTTTATAACTCAGGTAGAAAGTAAATACAAAAAATCGCTTACCACATTTTTCGATGCAATATTTGCGGTAATGATGAAAGTGACATTGTTTATTATAAAATTTACACCACTCGGAATTTTCGGAATTGTAGCCAAAGAAGTTGCGCGGAATGCCGATCAGCTTGCTGGTATTGCAGGCAGTCTGGCCATTTACAGTCTATGCGTTGTTGGCGGTTTACTTATTCATGCCTTTATTTTTCTTCCATTAATTGTGCGTTTTGTAGGAAAAGCCAAAGCCTGGAAACATTTTAAAAACATGGCTACACCTTTGCTCACTGCATTTTCAACCTCGTCGTCGAGTGCAACACTGCCACTTACCATGGAAGCGCTTGAAAGTAAAAGTGGCGTTTCAAACAAAATTACAAGTTTTACTCTCCCACTTGGGGCCACCATTAACATGGACGGAACAGCACTTTACGAATGTGTGGCTGCCATGTTTATCGCACAGGCGTATGGGGTAGAACTTTCCTTTGCTCAACAGGCTTTGGTTGTAGTTACGGCACTGCTTGCTTCAATTGGTGCAGCCGGCATTCCTATGGCCGGACTGGTGATGATTACGGTGGTACTAACGGCTGTTGGTCTTCCGCTTGAAGGAATTGGACTAATTTTAGCCGTTGATCGTATTTTGGATATGTTGCGCACCGCTGTTAATGTATGGAGCGACAGTTGTGGCGCAGTTACCGTAGCACGGTCGGAAGGAGAAGAAACGTTAGTGGGAATTTAG
- a CDS encoding histidine kinase — MKIFKYRLLNHILFWLFIFSYYTAPRVVGYGFTAEAFINFLYIPLDILTVYFIIEFLIPRFVFRTRKLLLFAIGALFAIGLNIMISHFIMFNIQPLLGFWIMKKPFIYELFEWLTNSFMIVGMATALKLFSYSYNIQLTKSELERKTVQSELGILRSQVNPHFLFNVLNNIDALIYEDKEKASNAIVLLSKIMRYMLQESKHEQVKLNKEISYIEDYLELAKLSFSDPDFLKFSLNGLTKTNHIPPLLFIPIIENAVKHCNKQSESPGIEIEFSINDENIELKTSNYVKRNNFKLPNSGTGTGLKNVEKRLKLLYNENYKFDINQNMDKFEVFIKIPLKYSIK, encoded by the coding sequence ATGAAAATTTTTAAGTACCGGCTTCTCAACCATATCTTATTTTGGTTATTTATATTTTCGTATTACACAGCTCCGCGTGTTGTGGGTTATGGATTTACAGCCGAAGCTTTTATAAACTTTCTTTACATACCGCTCGATATACTCACTGTATATTTTATCATCGAATTCCTTATCCCCCGCTTTGTTTTTCGCACTCGTAAACTTTTATTATTTGCAATTGGTGCCTTGTTTGCCATCGGATTGAACATCATGATTTCTCATTTCATCATGTTTAATATCCAGCCGCTACTTGGTTTCTGGATTATGAAGAAGCCATTTATTTACGAACTTTTCGAGTGGTTAACAAATAGTTTTATGATTGTTGGAATGGCTACTGCACTAAAATTATTTAGTTACTCGTATAACATTCAGCTTACAAAATCGGAACTGGAACGCAAAACAGTACAATCGGAGTTGGGAATTCTGCGTTCGCAGGTAAATCCTCACTTTTTGTTTAATGTACTAAATAACATCGACGCACTTATTTATGAAGACAAAGAAAAAGCTTCGAATGCCATTGTTTTATTATCGAAAATAATGCGTTACATGTTGCAGGAATCAAAACACGAACAAGTAAAGCTAAACAAGGAAATAAGTTACATTGAAGACTACCTCGAATTGGCCAAACTTAGTTTTAGCGACCCTGATTTTTTAAAGTTCAGCTTAAACGGTTTAACAAAAACAAATCACATTCCTCCCCTGCTTTTTATACCAATTATTGAAAATGCGGTAAAACATTGCAACAAACAATCGGAATCGCCCGGTATTGAAATTGAATTTTCGATTAACGATGAAAACATTGAGTTGAAAACTTCGAACTATGTAAAACGAAACAACTTTAAATTGCCCAACAGCGGAACAGGCACCGGTTTAAAAAACGTAGAAAAGCGTTTAAAACTGCTTTATAACGAAAACTATAAATTTGATATCAATCAGAATATGGATAAATTTGAGGTATTCATAAAAATTCCGCTTAAATACAGTATAAAATGA
- a CDS encoding LytTR family DNA-binding domain-containing protein yields the protein MKMNCIAVDDELLALKKIQRFAEKIDYLNLVGTFDSALATFSFLRENKVDLIFLDIQMDEFTGIQLIETLKNPPYIILTTAFDEYALKAYELDVVDYLLKPIPFERFIKAVEKVYARFLKDNSQNNQIQQTLPQNAPGEQVDYTFIKSGNKTVKVYFNKILYIEGQRDYLQIHTEDNRIMTLLNFKKMQEMLDPQKFVRVHKSYIIAIDKIDYIENNAIKIKQKLIPVSSTYKVAFYNLLNNKNFI from the coding sequence ATGAAAATGAATTGCATAGCTGTTGACGATGAACTTTTGGCCTTGAAAAAAATTCAGCGTTTTGCCGAAAAAATCGATTATTTAAACCTGGTCGGAACCTTCGACAGTGCACTTGCTACCTTCTCATTTTTGCGCGAAAACAAAGTCGATCTTATATTTCTGGACATCCAAATGGACGAGTTTACAGGAATTCAACTGATTGAAACATTAAAAAATCCGCCTTACATAATTTTAACGACTGCGTTTGATGAATATGCGTTAAAAGCCTACGAACTGGATGTGGTTGACTACCTTTTAAAACCCATTCCTTTTGAACGATTTATTAAAGCGGTTGAAAAAGTGTATGCCCGTTTTTTAAAAGACAACAGTCAAAACAATCAAATCCAGCAGACTTTACCTCAGAATGCACCCGGCGAACAAGTGGACTACACTTTTATAAAATCGGGAAATAAAACGGTAAAAGTTTATTTTAATAAAATACTTTACATTGAAGGACAACGTGATTATTTGCAAATCCACACCGAAGACAACCGGATTATGACCCTGCTGAATTTTAAAAAAATGCAGGAAATGCTTGATCCGCAGAAATTTGTACGTGTACACAAATCGTACATAATTGCCATTGATAAAATCGACTACATAGAAAACAATGCCATAAAAATAAAACAAAAGCTGATTCCGGTGAGCAGCACCTACAAGGTTGCCTTTTATAACCTACTAAACAATAAGAACTTTATTTAA
- a CDS encoding serine hydrolase domain-containing protein yields the protein MKQKIQIVILFSVLFGLSNCKKAENDILYNKKYVKEIKEARKELGQFLASNFIPGASVAVMKDGEIIYSEGLGWASRDLEVRANRKTKFRIGGSSELFTNIIYQKLVEEGKLNPDSSIQHYYPQFPQKEYKISLQNLAQKTSGLRDATLKERNWHAINITSEKGLDVFKDDPLATEPGLYQTESPYHYNVLGVVMEKVAAMNYYKLLEHYITDTLNLTNTSIDNPLTTIKDRSNFFDQNYIAQVVNAETYDLRYQAASNGILSNAEDLAKFGSALINSDYLAKETKDKLWEPTPLFNDIPSRMANGWMLFIDNSGRKIYGRTSSVIGGSSSIIIYPEENLIIAYACNLTGSMDKTPVFEVAMHFLPEAKEKAATNEE from the coding sequence ATGAAACAAAAAATTCAAATTGTAATATTGTTTTCTGTTTTGTTCGGACTTTCTAACTGCAAGAAAGCAGAGAACGATATTCTCTACAACAAAAAGTATGTAAAAGAGATTAAGGAAGCCCGAAAAGAGTTAGGTCAGTTTTTAGCGAGCAATTTTATTCCGGGTGCCTCAGTTGCTGTTATGAAAGACGGAGAAATAATTTACTCTGAAGGGCTGGGTTGGGCTTCCAGAGATTTAGAAGTTAGAGCCAATCGAAAAACCAAATTCAGAATTGGAGGTAGCTCTGAACTTTTTACAAACATAATTTATCAAAAACTGGTTGAAGAAGGGAAACTTAATCCCGATTCCAGTATTCAGCACTATTATCCTCAATTTCCTCAGAAAGAGTACAAAATAAGCTTGCAAAATCTGGCACAAAAAACATCGGGTTTGCGCGATGCGACATTAAAAGAACGAAATTGGCACGCAATAAATATTACAAGCGAAAAAGGCCTCGATGTATTTAAGGATGATCCGCTGGCAACAGAACCAGGTCTTTACCAAACCGAAAGCCCTTATCACTACAACGTTTTAGGGGTGGTTATGGAAAAAGTTGCAGCGATGAATTACTACAAGCTGCTTGAACATTACATAACCGACACACTAAACCTGACCAATACCTCAATTGACAATCCTTTAACCACCATAAAAGACCGAAGTAATTTTTTCGATCAAAATTACATTGCACAAGTGGTTAATGCCGAAACTTACGACTTACGTTACCAGGCCGCTTCCAATGGAATTTTATCAAATGCCGAAGACTTGGCAAAGTTTGGATCTGCCCTTATAAATTCTGATTACCTCGCGAAAGAAACAAAAGATAAACTTTGGGAACCCACTCCTTTGTTCAATGATATTCCTTCGCGAATGGCAAATGGCTGGATGTTGTTTATCGACAATTCAGGACGGAAAATTTACGGAAGAACAAGTTCGGTTATTGGAGGTAGCTCTTCCATTATCATTTACCCGGAAGAAAATCTGATTATTGCATATGCCTGTAACTTAACCGGATCGATGGACAAAACACCGGTTTTTGAAGTGGCCATGCATTTTTTACCCGAAGCAAAAGAAAAAGCCGCTACCAACGAAGAATAG
- a CDS encoding DUF4230 domain-containing protein has translation METLIILGLILGLAGGIFATSFYYKNQNEKHLKTQSVLLLEKIKQVCKLITVEGEFSEIFTHRDEKNLFFKLFQTEKKALLIVKAKVMIGFDLTRINIEINTTNKQVTLSQFPEPEILSIDNDLEYYDIQKGIINKFSETDLTNLNKKSKEFIREKVESSHLILIAKNQANDTISLIRQLIESVGWELVSEKVAIQPADKFKKLN, from the coding sequence ATGGAGACCCTTATTATTTTAGGATTAATTTTAGGATTGGCAGGAGGAATTTTTGCTACCTCCTTTTACTATAAAAATCAGAACGAAAAACACTTAAAAACCCAATCGGTACTTTTACTCGAAAAAATAAAACAGGTGTGTAAACTTATCACTGTCGAGGGCGAATTCTCCGAGATTTTTACGCACCGCGACGAAAAAAACCTGTTTTTTAAGTTGTTCCAAACCGAGAAAAAAGCACTGCTAATTGTAAAAGCCAAAGTAATGATTGGTTTCGATTTAACCCGAATCAACATCGAAATAAACACCACTAACAAACAAGTTACTTTATCGCAGTTTCCGGAACCCGAAATATTAAGTATCGATAACGATTTGGAATACTATGACATTCAAAAAGGGATTATCAATAAATTTTCAGAAACCGATCTGACCAACCTCAATAAAAAATCGAAAGAATTTATTCGGGAGAAAGTGGAAAGCAGCCACCTGATTCTAATTGCAAAAAACCAGGCAAACGATACTATTTCGCTTATCCGGCAGTTAATTGAGTCGGTTGGCTGGGAACTGGTTTCAGAAAAAGTTGCCATTCAACCGGCAGATAAATTCAAAAAATTAAACTAG
- a CDS encoding Crp/Fnr family transcriptional regulator, protein MKNTGKIAAILSNSIFRLNENELEILTEMMQEKVVKKGEFLLKEGAIAKDIYWVSSGMLRQFYYKDGRDITEHFACEGQGALCITSLFNQVGSKLIVEALENSTVFLMPYDKLIYLSEQHKGIAGLLRKLLEGSLIMSQEKADSWRFETVRERYERFLREYPDAAKRASVNHIASYLLMTPESLSRVRAGLL, encoded by the coding sequence ATGAAAAATACCGGAAAAATTGCCGCCATCTTGTCTAATTCTATTTTCAGGCTTAACGAGAACGAATTGGAAATACTAACGGAAATGATGCAGGAGAAAGTAGTGAAGAAAGGTGAGTTTTTGCTGAAGGAAGGAGCAATTGCAAAAGATATTTATTGGGTGTCATCGGGTATGTTGCGACAGTTTTATTACAAAGATGGCCGCGATATAACCGAACATTTTGCCTGCGAAGGGCAGGGGGCACTTTGTATTACAAGTTTATTTAACCAGGTTGGATCGAAATTAATTGTTGAAGCACTCGAGAACAGTACCGTATTTTTAATGCCTTACGATAAATTAATTTACCTGTCGGAACAACACAAGGGAATAGCCGGATTGCTTCGTAAATTGCTCGAAGGATCGTTGATCATGTCGCAGGAAAAAGCCGACTCGTGGCGCTTTGAAACGGTACGTGAACGTTACGAACGCTTTTTGCGGGAATATCCCGATGCGGCCAAACGCGCTTCTGTTAATCACATTGCATCTTATTTATTAATGACACCCGAATCGCTGAGTAGAGTCAGGGCAGGTTTACTTTAA
- a CDS encoding beta-glucosidase, with translation MKQRFLTISIALFLAIAISPKLSLAQDAPQLGKDPVEKVIGAMTIEEKAHFLIGTGMAGMSGNSAVIGATQALVPGAAGTTYPIPRLGIPAVVLADGPAGLRISPTRENDENTYYCTGFPVGTSMACTWNTDLVEQVGKAMGNEVLEYGADVLLAPALNIQRNPLNGRNFEYYSEDPVVAGKIAAAMVRGIQSNGVGTSIKHFVANNQETNRTGNDSRVSPRALRELYLKGFEIAVKESDPWTVMSSYNYVNGTYTSESNDLLTKILRDEWGFKGLVMTDWFGGTDAVAQIEAGNDLLEPGRPQQYDALVAAMNSGKLAMEDVDLCVSRVMNLVLRSPRFKGYEFSNKPDLKAHAEITRQSAAEGMVLLENKNETLPLSSSVKKVAAFGITSYDLIAGGTGSGDVNKAYTVSLTEGLTNAGYKLSKDITNTYKQYLEEEAKKIPVSNDRFSAFMPKARFEEFIPSEDMLAKAVKANDVAVITIGRISGEFLDRKLNRDFNLSSNEIELISAVSKAFQSAGKKAVVILNIGGVIETASWKEIPDAVLLAGQAGQEGGNTIADALTGKVNPSGKLTATYPVKFEDHWSSENFPSTDAEQKLDMGGFMSAERKVSNKRRNVDFTVYAEGIYVGYRYFDKYEVPVSYPFGYGISYTTFEYSNASLSENEDEYTVTVSIKNTGKYAGKEVVQLYVSAPESKYADKPSKELKAFAKTAELQPGESETVRLKFTKADVASFNTLEQAWIADAGKYKALVGASSAQIKAELPFAVAETEWMEKVHKAF, from the coding sequence ATGAAGCAAAGATTTTTAACGATTAGTATTGCCTTGTTTCTGGCAATAGCTATTTCACCAAAATTAAGTTTAGCACAAGATGCTCCGCAACTGGGAAAAGATCCGGTTGAGAAAGTGATTGGAGCAATGACAATTGAAGAAAAAGCACATTTCCTGATTGGAACCGGAATGGCCGGCATGTCGGGAAACTCGGCAGTTATTGGAGCCACACAAGCACTTGTTCCGGGTGCTGCCGGAACCACATATCCGATACCACGTTTAGGAATTCCGGCGGTTGTTTTGGCCGATGGACCTGCCGGACTGCGTATTTCACCAACACGCGAAAACGACGAAAACACTTATTATTGCACAGGATTTCCGGTAGGAACTTCAATGGCTTGCACATGGAATACCGACCTGGTAGAACAAGTAGGTAAAGCCATGGGTAACGAAGTATTGGAATACGGTGCTGATGTATTGTTAGCGCCGGCATTAAATATCCAACGAAATCCCTTAAATGGCAGAAACTTCGAGTACTACTCAGAAGATCCTGTGGTAGCCGGAAAAATTGCAGCTGCCATGGTTAGAGGGATCCAGTCGAATGGAGTTGGTACTTCAATCAAACATTTTGTGGCCAACAACCAGGAAACAAACCGCACTGGAAACGACTCGCGTGTTTCGCCACGGGCGTTGCGCGAATTGTATTTAAAAGGATTCGAGATTGCGGTTAAAGAAAGTGATCCATGGACTGTAATGAGTTCGTACAACTATGTTAACGGCACTTATACCTCTGAAAGCAATGATCTGTTGACAAAAATTTTACGCGATGAGTGGGGTTTTAAAGGTTTGGTAATGACCGACTGGTTTGGAGGAACTGATGCAGTTGCTCAAATTGAAGCAGGTAATGATTTACTTGAGCCCGGGCGCCCTCAACAATACGATGCTTTAGTAGCTGCAATGAATAGTGGTAAACTGGCCATGGAGGATGTTGATTTGTGTGTTAGCCGTGTAATGAATCTGGTTTTACGCTCGCCCCGTTTTAAAGGCTACGAATTTTCAAATAAACCCGATTTAAAAGCACATGCCGAAATTACACGCCAATCGGCTGCTGAAGGAATGGTTTTACTCGAAAACAAGAATGAAACCTTACCCTTGTCTTCATCGGTAAAGAAAGTAGCTGCATTTGGTATCACATCTTACGATTTAATTGCAGGTGGTACCGGATCGGGTGACGTAAACAAAGCCTACACGGTTTCTTTAACAGAAGGACTTACCAATGCAGGATATAAATTAAGCAAAGACATTACAAATACATACAAACAATACCTGGAAGAAGAAGCCAAAAAGATTCCTGTAAGCAACGACAGATTTTCTGCCTTTATGCCAAAAGCACGTTTCGAAGAGTTTATTCCATCGGAAGACATGCTCGCTAAAGCAGTAAAAGCAAACGATGTTGCGGTTATCACAATTGGCCGAATTTCCGGAGAATTTCTGGATCGTAAACTCAACCGCGACTTCAATCTTTCATCAAACGAAATAGAATTGATTTCAGCTGTAAGTAAAGCATTTCAGAGCGCAGGAAAAAAAGCTGTAGTAATTCTGAACATTGGTGGTGTGATTGAAACAGCCAGCTGGAAAGAAATTCCTGATGCCGTGTTGTTGGCAGGTCAGGCCGGACAGGAAGGTGGAAATACCATAGCTGACGCACTAACAGGAAAAGTAAATCCTTCGGGAAAATTAACTGCTACCTACCCTGTAAAATTCGAAGACCACTGGTCATCGGAAAACTTCCCGTCAACCGATGCTGAACAGAAATTGGATATGGGTGGATTTATGAGTGCCGAACGAAAAGTAAGTAACAAAAGAAGAAATGTTGATTTTACGGTTTATGCAGAAGGTATTTATGTTGGTTACCGCTATTTCGACAAATACGAAGTTCCGGTTTCGTACCCGTTTGGTTATGGTATTTCTTACACAACTTTTGAATACAGCAATGCCAGTCTTAGCGAAAATGAGGACGAGTACACGGTAACGGTAAGTATAAAAAACACAGGAAAATACGCCGGAAAAGAAGTAGTACAACTTTATGTTTCGGCTCCTGAAAGCAAATATGCCGACAAACCTTCGAAAGAATTAAAAGCATTTGCAAAAACGGCTGAACTTCAACCTGGAGAGAGCGAAACTGTAAGGCTGAAATTTACAAAAGCCGACGTGGCATCGTTTAATACACTTGAACAAGCCTGGATTGCAGATGCAGGAAAATACAAAGCTTTGGTTGGTGCTTCTTCGGCCCAAATTAAAGCTGAATTACCATTTGCTGTTGCCGAAACAGAATGGATGGAAAAAGTACACAAAGCATTTTAA
- a CDS encoding DUF4884 domain-containing protein: MPITIKSPENNSTFNVEYLFEYEGCKVYRFYDHGNYIYFTNCKGDVTSFANDSTNTRIENHIRFENEE; encoded by the coding sequence GTGCCAATTACCATAAAAAGCCCTGAAAACAATTCCACATTTAATGTTGAATATCTGTTTGAATATGAAGGCTGTAAAGTGTATCGTTTTTACGATCATGGGAACTACATCTACTTTACAAATTGCAAAGGCGATGTAACCAGTTTTGCAAACGATTCAACCAACACACGCATAGAAAACCACATTCGGTTTGAGAATGAAGAATAA
- a CDS encoding TlpA disulfide reductase family protein: MKQIALVLFFVLSSAQLFSQDQFTLLKIDDQAPDFSISMEDGTVKKLSDLKGKVVWINFFATWCGPCRQELPHLEKEVYNTLKTNSNFELLVIGREHDWATVNKFKTDNNYVLPFYPDPAREIFAKYAQQNIPRNFIIDKEGNVVVASTGFNEKEFSEIIEKVKELLK, encoded by the coding sequence ATGAAACAAATAGCACTGGTTTTATTCTTTGTCCTAAGCTCAGCACAACTGTTTTCTCAAGACCAATTCACCTTGTTAAAGATTGATGATCAAGCACCTGATTTTTCGATTTCGATGGAAGATGGCACGGTAAAAAAACTTTCCGATTTAAAAGGCAAAGTAGTTTGGATAAACTTTTTTGCAACCTGGTGCGGTCCTTGCCGGCAGGAACTTCCTCATTTAGAAAAAGAGGTATACAATACACTAAAAACAAACAGCAATTTCGAGTTGCTTGTAATTGGACGTGAACACGATTGGGCCACTGTAAATAAATTTAAAACCGATAACAATTACGTGCTTCCTTTTTATCCCGATCCTGCACGCGAAATATTTGCAAAATATGCGCAACAAAACATTCCACGAAATTTCATCATCGACAAAGAGGGCAATGTAGTTGTGGCTTCAACAGGTTTTAACGAAAAAGAATTTTCAGAAATTATTGAGAAAGTAAAAGAATTGCTCAAGTAG
- a CDS encoding S8 family peptidase translates to MKKILLYFFSLSFLFVLTQSCEKTSDLDTPTDELELKSAQSAKQSYIVVLNDTELNEELTKLKGYEKKQLAVKTKSDKILQRAGITDGEVGFVYGSALKGFSVKIAPGQLKKLENDPSVKYIEEDQIITLGLPDFKINKGKPVKPDPTPEPDPGTSTQETPWGIARVNGGISGATGTAWVIDTGIDLDHPDLNVDASRSVNYTRASSPDDDNGHGSHVAGTIAAIDNNFGVIGVAAGAELVAVKVLDRRGSGSTSGVIAGINYVAANASSNDVANMSLGGGVSSSLDAAVLAASSTCTFVLAAGNESDDANNHSPARVNGNNIITVSAMWEGDRFATEFSNYGNPPIDYAAPGVYILSCYKNGGYDTLHGTSMATPHVAGLVLLGAIHTDKTVTSDPDGNADPIAVH, encoded by the coding sequence ATGAAAAAAATTCTGCTGTATTTCTTTAGTTTATCATTCCTTTTTGTGCTTACACAATCATGCGAAAAAACATCCGATCTTGATACACCAACTGACGAATTGGAATTAAAATCGGCGCAAAGCGCAAAACAAAGCTACATAGTAGTTTTGAATGATACAGAACTAAACGAAGAACTCACAAAACTAAAAGGTTACGAGAAAAAACAACTTGCCGTTAAAACAAAATCAGACAAAATTCTGCAACGTGCCGGAATTACTGATGGAGAAGTAGGTTTTGTTTATGGAAGTGCACTAAAAGGTTTTTCGGTTAAGATTGCTCCCGGACAATTAAAGAAACTGGAAAATGATCCTTCGGTAAAATACATTGAAGAAGACCAGATAATTACACTCGGATTGCCGGATTTCAAAATCAATAAAGGCAAACCGGTTAAACCGGATCCAACTCCGGAACCAGATCCGGGAACCTCAACACAAGAAACTCCCTGGGGAATAGCACGTGTTAACGGAGGTATTTCCGGAGCAACAGGTACTGCCTGGGTAATTGACACAGGAATTGATTTAGACCACCCTGACTTAAATGTAGATGCATCGCGAAGCGTTAATTACACAAGAGCAAGCTCACCCGATGACGACAACGGACACGGATCGCATGTTGCAGGAACAATTGCGGCAATAGATAACAACTTTGGTGTAATTGGAGTAGCTGCAGGTGCCGAATTGGTGGCCGTAAAAGTTCTCGACAGAAGAGGAAGCGGTTCAACCAGTGGCGTAATAGCAGGTATAAATTATGTGGCAGCTAACGCATCATCTAACGATGTGGCCAATATGAGTTTAGGCGGAGGAGTTTCAAGTAGTCTGGATGCTGCAGTTTTAGCTGCATCATCAACTTGTACTTTTGTTTTGGCTGCCGGTAACGAAAGCGACGATGCAAACAACCACTCTCCTGCCCGTGTTAATGGGAATAATATTATTACAGTATCGGCCATGTGGGAGGGCGATAGATTTGCTACTGAATTTTCAAATTATGGAAATCCACCAATCGATTACGCAGCACCTGGCGTGTACATCTTATCGTGTTATAAAAATGGAGGATACGACACACTTCACGGGACTTCAATGGCCACACCTCATGTAGCCGGTTTAGTTCTTTTGGGAGCCATTCATACAGATAAAACGGTAACTTCAGATCCTGATGGAAATGCTGATCCTATTGCAGTACATTAA